From Ipomoea triloba cultivar NCNSP0323 chromosome 5, ASM357664v1, the proteins below share one genomic window:
- the LOC116019995 gene encoding dnaJ protein ERDJ2A-like: MADNQENSALFPIFILSVIGLPLVPYTVLKIFRAATRSTRNIHCECSVCTRSGKYRKSNSQRISSFLSCSNVTLILLWLIVGLVAYSVKQSRSEIQVFEPFSILGLEPGASDSAIKKAYRRLSIQYHPDKNPDPDANKYFVEYISKAYQALTDPISRENFEKYGHPDGRQGFQVGIALPEFLLAGASGGVLLIWILGGMILLPLIIGVIYLSRSSQYSGNVRRETLSTYFNSVKPSLAPSKIMEVFIKAAEYMEIPVRRSDDEPLQKLFSVVKGELNLDGKNAKQEQAKYWKQHPSLIKTELLIQAHLTRKAETLSPDLQRDYKHVLQLAPRLLEELFVMANLPRTSKGHGWLRPAIGVVELSQCIVQAVPLSARKATRGSSEGVAPFLQLPHFSETVIEKIAQKAHTFQDFRDMTSQERAELLTEVAGLSAAEVQDVEKVLELMPRVTVDVSCETEGEEGIQEGDIVTVQAWVMLKRANGLIGALPHNPYYPFPKEENFWFLLADANSNNVWLSQKVNFTDEAGAVTAASKIVEDKMEALGADAKEISAAVKEATERVKSGSRLVMGKIQAPAEGNYNLTSYLLCDSWLGCDNTVSVKVKVLRRNRTGTRVGRVAEGEQNIPDDIEDEDATDEDEYDEEEEVESEYSEEDEEEEDDTQVTDKKRKEFDRQVTDKKGKKEVERQVTGKKGKEEVDRQITGKKGKANGTTRRKNR, encoded by the exons ATGGCCGATAACCAAGAAAACAGTGCATTATTCCCAATTTTCATTTTGTCTGTAATTGGTCTGCCTTTAGTCCCCTATACGGTGCTCAAGATTTTCCGTGCTGCTACGAGGAGTACAAGGAACATCCACTGTGAGTGTTCTGTGTGCACACGATCTGGAAAATATCGCAAATCAAATTCTCAGCGG ATCTCAAGCTTCTTAAGCTGCAGTAATGTGACCTTGATTTTGCTTTGGTTGATTGTTGGCCTAGTTGCTTATTCGGTTAAGCAATCTAGGAGTGAG ATTCAAGTGTTTGAGCCATTCAGTATTCTTGGACTGGAACCTGGAGCTTCAGATTCAGCAATAAAGAAGGCATATAGGAGGCTTTCTATTCAGTACCATCCTGACAAAAATCCCGACCCAG ATGCCAATAAGTATTTTGTGGAATATATATCCAAAGCCTACCAAGCTCTGACAGATCCAATTTCCCGTgagaattttgaaaaatatgggCATCCTGATGGTAGACAG GGCTTTCAAGTTGGAATAGCTCTTCCTGAATTCCTGCTTGCTGGTGCATCTGGTGGAGTACTGTTAATTTGGATTCTTGGAGGAATGATTCTGTTGCCATTGATTATTGGCGTTATATATCTGTCAAGATCATCACAATATTCTGGAAATGTCAGACGTGAAACCTTGTCTACCTATTTTAACTCAGTGAAGCCTTCTTTGGCCCCAAG CAAAATTATGGAAGTCTTCATTAAGGCTGCTGAGTACATGGAGATTCCAGTTCGCAGATCTGATGATGAACCCCTCCAGAAGCTCTTCTCAGTCGTGAAAGGAGAGCTGAACTTGGATGGCAAGAATGCAAAGCAGGAACAAGCGAAATATTGGAAACAACATCCGTCACTGATTAAG ACTGAGTTGCTGATTCAGGCACATTTAACTCGCAAAGCAGAGACTTTATCCCCAGATCTGCAGAGAGACTACAAACATGTGCTTCAGCTTGCCCCTCGGCTTCTAGAAGAGCTATTTGTG ATGGCTAATCTACCACGCACCTCTAAGGGTCATGGATGGCTGAGACCTGCAATAGGAGTTGTTGAACTTTCCCAATGTATTGTTCAG GCGGTTCCTCTTAGTGCAAGGAAAGCTACTCGAGGATCTAGTGAAGGTGTTGCTCCTTTCTTGCAGCTTCCACATTTCAGCGAGACAGTTATTGAAAAGATAGCGCAGAAA GCCCACACTTTCCAGGACTTCCGAGACATGACATCTCAAGAACGTGCTGAGCTGCTCACGGAGGTTGCCGGCTTATCTGCTGCCGAAGTGCAAGATGTTGAGAAGGTACTGGAACTGATGCCTCGTGTCACAGTTGATGTCAGTTGCGAGACTGAAGGGGAGGAGGGCATACAAGAGGGAGACATTGTTACGGTACAGGCCTGGGTGATGCTAAAACGGGCCAACGGTCTGATTGGTGCCCTCCCCCATAATCCATACTATCCATTCCCCAAGGAGGAAAATTTCTGGTTTCTACTCGCAGATGCGAATTCAAATAACGTGTGGCTTTCCCAAAAGGTTAACTTCACGGACGAAGCTGGAGCAGTAACTGCTGCTTCGAAAATAGTTGAAGACAAAATGGAAGCTTTAGGCGCAGATGCAAAGGAAATCAGCGCTGCAGTCAAAGAAGCTACTGAACGAGTAAAGAGTGGGTCCCGACTAGTGATGGGGAAGATCCAAGCCCCAGCAGAAGGGAATTATAACCTGACTAGTTATTTGTTGTGTGATTCATGGCTAGGCTGTGACAACACGGTGAGCGTTAAGGTTAAAGTATTAAGAAGGAACAGGACTGGTACTCGGGTTGGCCGTGTGGCTGAGGGAGAACAGAATATTCCTGATGACATCGAGGACGAAGATGCTACTGATGAAGATGAATATGACGAGGAGGAGGAGGTTGAGAGCGAGTACAgtgaagaagacgaagaagaggaagatgacACACAAGTTACAGATAAAAAGCGCAAAGAATTTGACAGACAAGTTACAGATAAAAAGGGCAAAAAGGAAGTTGAGAGACAAGTTACAGGTAAAAAGGGCAAAGAGGAAGTTGACAGACAAATTACAGGTAAAAAGGGCAAAGCCAATGGAACTACTCGAAGGAAGAACCGTTAG
- the LOC116021238 gene encoding beta-carotene hydroxylase 2, chloroplastic-like isoform X1, with protein sequence MAVGISIAATSRTVYNCQFSLVRPATHCASPPSLLFSPLSRRFRGLSSRRKPSLTVCFVLEDEKLESGVEIRAEEIEKAIEKQISASRLAEKLARKRSERFTYLVAAVMSSLGITSMAVLAVYYRFAWQMEGGEVPYTEMFGTFALSVGAAVGMEFWARWAHRALWHASLWHMHESHHKPREGPFELNDVFAITNAVPAIALLSYGFFHKGLVPGLCFGAGLGITVFGMAYMFVHDGLVHKRFPVGPIADVPYFRRVAAAHQLHHTDKFNGVPYGLFLGPKELEEVGGLNDLEVEVNRRIKSKGR encoded by the exons ATGGCGGTCGGAATTTCCATTGCGGCCACCTCTCGAACCGTCTACAACTGCCAGTTCTCATTGGTCCGCCCCGCTACTCACTGCGCTTCCCCGCCGAGTTTACTGTTTAGTCCTTTAAGTCGGCGATTTCGCGGTCTGAGCTCTCGAAGAAAACCTAGCCTGACTGTCTGCTTCGTTCTGGAAGATGAGAAATTAGAGTCCGGAGTTGAAATTCGGGCCGAGGAGATTGAGAAGGCGATAGAGAAGCAGATCTCGGCTTCTCGTTTGGCCGAGAAATTGGCCAGGAAAAGATCGGAGCGCTTCACTTATCTCGTCGCCGCCGTGATGTCCAGCTTGGGGATTACGTCCATGGCGGTTCTCGCCGTTTATTACAGATTTGCTTGGCAAATGGAG ggAGGGGAAGTTCCATATACTGAGATGTTCGGGACATTTGCTCTCTCCGTCGGAGCCGCG GTGGGAATGGAATTCTGGGCCAGATGGGCTCACAGAGCGCTATGGCACGCTTCGTTGTGGCACATGCACGAG TCTCACCACAAACCAAGAGAAGGACCGTTCGAGCTCAACGATGTTTTCGCCATAACTAACGCTGTCCCTGCCATCGCTCTCCTCTCCTACGGTTTCTTCCACAAAGGTCTCGTTCCTGGCCTCTGCTTCGGAGCT GGGCTTGGAATCACAGTGTTCGGGATGGCCTACATGTTCGTCCACGATGGCCTCGTTCACAAGCGATTCCCCGTGGGGCCCATCGCCGACGTGCCTTATTTTAGGAGAGTGGCTGCGGCACACCAG CTTCACCATACCGACAAGTTCAACGGTGTCCCATATGGCTTGTTTTTAGGACCCAAG GAATTGGAAGAAGTTGGAGGGCTAAACGACTTGGAGGTCGAAGTCAACAGAAGAATCAAGAGTAAGGGACGATAA
- the LOC116020897 gene encoding uncharacterized protein PAM68-like, whose product MAKEAMKTLIALQHPFLYLPKPIPSTQRISLLPHETANKNPNFNRMRARKLQAKAAKGFGGAPATKSKRKADSDEEGEDEDEKLPEDVWNRITRRILFYVGAPMATGLVLVQILGTVKERGIWDVPNWVPILTIFVFLSASTLGVAYGALSASWVSDREGSALGFEEAQRNWAEMWREDDDQNK is encoded by the coding sequence ATGGCTAAAGAAGCCATGAAAACTCTCATCGCTCTCCAACACCCTTTCCTCTACCTTCCAAAGCCAATCCCATCCACTCAACGCATCTCCCTCCTCCCGCACGAAACCGCGAATAAGAATCCAAACTTCAACCGGATGAGAGCACGGAAACTGCAAGCGAAAGCCGCAAAGGGCTTCGGCGGGGCCCCAGCCACGAAAAGCAAGCGGAAGGCCGACAGCGACGAGGAGGGCGAGGACGAGGACGAGAAATTGCCGGAGGATGTGTGGAACAGAATCacgaggaggatattgttttacGTGGGAGCTCCGATGGCGACTGGTCTTGTTTTGGTGCAAATCCTGGGCACGGTGAAGGAGCGAGGGATCTGGGACGTGCCTAACTGGGTGCCGATTTTGACGATTTTCGTGTTTCTCAGTGCGTCGACTCTTGGAGTTGCCTATGGGGCTCTGTCGGCGAGCTGGGTTTCTGATAGGGAAGGATCTGCTCTAGGGTTTGAAGAAGCTCAGAGAAATTGGGCTGAAATGTGGAGAGAAGATGATGATCAAAACAAGTAA
- the LOC116020479 gene encoding probable serine/threonine-protein kinase At1g01540, which produces MMFFSASSISHKLREPTSFFGTKLWVAILIWMAFVTAFSLLIITLWITCSRRRKALPSKQPGCLCSYSGPSMDRRLLSRNGKENELDLVSLEKLQAIDSAHSSNLRGASEKMMMMMRNCVEDKEGWPSHRYTLDEMEAATNGFDPRNVISCGDHAIVYHGVLLNNIRVAVKRLLSNRGKAEDFMRQVEAVWCIRHRNLVKLLGFCVEGTYRVLVYEYADNGTLKHWLHECTWELSPLTWNIRMNIILGVAKGLAFLHEDTEPAVVHQNLTSSKILLDKQWNPKVLDFGITKLLDSEWSPTMSSHVLVLDEKSDVYSFGILIMEIISGKALIFDTATETEECLIDWIKSMVEKHKYDQLVDPRLPEMPSPVEFKRIILIALRCVDPDAGDRPKMGEVIHMLEPRDLLLSDERVIKKQTSRRSSVKEDDLLPR; this is translated from the exons ATGATGTTTTTCTCGGCATCGTCCATTAGCCACAAGCTCAGGGAGCCAACTTCATTCTTTGGCACAAAACTATGGGTTGCAATTCTGATTTGGATGGCTTTTGTCACAGCATTTTCTCTGCTCATCATCACTCTTTGGATCACTTGTTCGAGACGCCGAAAGGCCCTGCCATCAAAGCAGCCTGGCTGCCTTTGCTCTTACAGTGGCCCTTCAATGGATAGAAGGCTGCTTTCGCGGAATGGGAAGGAGAACGAGCTCGATTTGGTGAGTCTAGAGAAGCTGCAGGCAATAGATTCTGCTCATTCATCGAACCTTCGGGGGGCGAGTgaaaagatgatgatgatgatgagaaattGTGTGGAGGATAAAGAGGGTTGGCCTAGCCACAGGTACACCTTGGATGAAATGGAAGCTGCAACAAATGGCTTTGATCCCAGGAATGTGATCAGCTGTGGAGATCATGCCATTGTTTATCATGGTGTGTTGTTGAATAACATTCGAGTCGCTGTGAAAAGATTGCTGAGTAACAG GGGTAAAGCTGAGGACTTTATGAGACAGGTAGAGGCAGTTTGGTGTATCAGACACAGAAACTTGGTGAAATTGCTAGGCTTCTGTGTGGAAGGAACCTACAG GGTGCTTGTGTATGAATATGCAGACAATGGTACTCTAAAGCATTGGCTTCATGAATGCACATGGGAACTTAGCCCATTAACATGGAACATCCGGATGAATATTATTCTAGGCGTCGCAAAAGG TTTAGCATTCCTTCATGAGGATACAGAGCCTGCAGTGGTGCACCAGAACTTAACATCAAGCAAAATACTACTTGACAAGCAATGGAATCCCAAGGTATTAGATTTTGGCATAACCAAGCTCTTAGATTCTGAGTGGAGTCCCACCATGTCATCTCATGTTCTCGTTTTAGACGAGAAGAGCGATGTGTATAGCTTCGGCATACTTATCATGGAGATCATATCTGGAAAGGCTCTTATATTCGACACTGCTACAGAAACCGAG GAATGCTTGATTGATTGGATAAAAAGCATGGTTGAGAAGCATAAATATGATCAGCTGGTGGACCCCAGGCTGCCGGAAATGCCGTCGCCGGTGGAATTCAAGCGCATTATACTCATCGCTCTCCGGTGTGTTGATCCAGATGCCGGCGACAGGCCCAAGATGGGGGAAGTGATCCACATGCTAGAGCCTCGTGACTTGCTTCTCAGTGAT GAACGTGTTATTAAGAAGCAGACCTCTCGTCGCAGTTCTGTGAAAGAAGACGATCTGCTGCCTCGTtag
- the LOC116020094 gene encoding protein SGT1 homolog A-like has translation MASDLERKAKDAFIDEYFDLAVDLYSQAIDLSPNNAELFVDRAQANIKLQNFTEAVDDANKAIELDPSMARAYLRKGMACLKLEEYQTAKTALEAGIPLAPESLKPKFHDLIKECDELIAEEAGEQVKVEAATTDVAIPPESESLEKPQDAQPAFNLSYQGQTTVKPKYRHEFYQKPEEVVVTIFAKGIPAKNVAIEFGEQILSVTIDAPDGDAYTFQPRLFGKIIPEKCRYEVMSTKIEIRLAKAGAIHWTSLEFSGDIAVVQQAAVVPSVTQKPSYPSSKPKGKNWDKLEAQMKKEEKEEKLDGDAALNKFFRDIYQDADEDTRRAMMKSFVESNGTVLSTNWKEVGSKKVEGSPPDGMELKKWEY, from the exons ATGGCGTCTGATCTGGAACGCAAGGCTAAGGATGCCTTCATCGACGAATACTTCGACCTGGCCGTTGATCTCTACTCTCAGGCCATCGATTTGAGCCCTAACAACGCCGAGCTCTTCGTCGACCGCGCTCAAGCCAACATCAAACTCCAAAACTTCACCG AAGCTGTTGATGATGCAAACAAGGCAATAGAGTTGGATCCCTCAATGGCTAGAGCATATTTGCGTAAAGG CATGGCCTGCTTGAAACTTGAAGAATATCAGACTGCCAAAACAGCATTGGAGGCAGGGATTCCTTTGGCACCAGAAAGTTTGAAGCCAAAATTCCATGATTTGATTAAAGAATGTGATGAACTCATTGCAG AAGAAGCTGGTGAACAAGTTAAAGTGGAGGCAGCCACAACAGATGTGGCAATCCCGCCTGAATCAGAGTCATTAGAAAAACCGCAGGATGCCCAACCAGCTTTTAATTTATCCTACCAGGGGCAAACAACTGTGAAGCCAAAATATag GCATGAATTCTATCAGAAACCAGAGGAAGTGGTTGTTACTATATTTGCCAAGGGCATACCAGCAAAGAATGTTGCCATTGAATTTGGTGAACAAATA CTTAGTGTTACAATTGATGCCCCTGATGGAGATGCATATACTTTCCAGCCACGGTTGTTTGGCAAG ATTATTCCCGAAAAGTGTAGATATGAGGTCATGTCTACAAAAATTGAGATCCGCCTTGCAAAAGCTGGGGCTATTCATTGGACATCTCTAGAGTTTAGTGGGGATATTGCTGTTGTGCAACAGGCAGCTGTTGTGCCATCTG TGACCCAAAAGCCTTCTTACCCTTCCTCAAAACCTAAGGGAAAGAACTGGGATAAACTAGAAGCTCAGATGAAAAAGGAG gagaaagaagaaaaattggatGGTGATGCCGCTTTAAACAAATTTTTCCGAGATATATACCAGGATGCTGACGAGGATACTAGAAGAGCCATGATGAAATCTTTT GTAGAGTCAAATGGGACGGTGTTGTCCACAAATTGGAAGGAGGTGGGATCCAAGAAGGTGGAAGGAAGCCCTCCGGATGGcatggagttgaagaaatgggaGTACTAA
- the LOC116019330 gene encoding heavy metal-associated isoprenylated plant protein 13-like gives MMKIVLKLESLDDKIAQKVMKKVSELYGVESMSVDKNKKLLTVTGIIDPVLLVAKLRKVCNTEIVSAGPKEGEKKKGDENNKGGDEKKGEDGKKKGGAQAAGGGAQPFVYYPPYPYQQYHYYQQQYPPPAPAYYNSYRAVDDTSHGGCVIS, from the exons ATGATG AAAATCGTGCTAAAACTGGAGAGTTTGGATGACAAAATCGCGCAAAAAGTGATGAAGAAAGTCTCCGAACTATACG gAGTGGAATCGATGTCCGTGGACAAGAACAAGAAACTATTGACGGTGACGGGGATCATAGATCCGGTGTTGCTGGTGGCCAAGCTGAGAAAAGTGTGTAACACGGAGATAGTGTCTGCCGGGCCAAAGGAGGGCGAGAAGAAGAAAGGCGACGAGAACAACAAGGGCGGCGATGAGAAGAAAGGTGAAGACGGCAAGAAGAAAGGCGGAGCTCAGGCGGCCGGCGGCGGCGCTCAGCCATTCGTGTACTACCCGCCGTACCCTTATCAGCAGTATCACTACTATCAGCAACAGTACCCGCCCCCTGCTCCCGCATATTATAACTCCTACAGAGCTGTGGATGACACTTCACATGGCGGCTGTGTTATTtcctaa
- the LOC116021238 gene encoding beta-carotene hydroxylase 2, chloroplastic-like isoform X3 has product MAVGISIAATSRTVYNCQFSLVRPATHCASPPSLLFSPLSRRFRGLSSRRKPSLTVCFVLEDEKLESGVEIRAEEIEKAIEKQISASRLAEKLARKRSERFTYLVAAVMSSLGITSMAVLAVYYRFAWQMEGGEVPYTEMFGTFALSVGAAVGMEFWARWAHRALWHASLWHMHESHHKPREGPFELNDVFAITNAVPAIALLSYGFFHKGLVPGLCFGAELEEVGGLNDLEVEVNRRIKSKGR; this is encoded by the exons ATGGCGGTCGGAATTTCCATTGCGGCCACCTCTCGAACCGTCTACAACTGCCAGTTCTCATTGGTCCGCCCCGCTACTCACTGCGCTTCCCCGCCGAGTTTACTGTTTAGTCCTTTAAGTCGGCGATTTCGCGGTCTGAGCTCTCGAAGAAAACCTAGCCTGACTGTCTGCTTCGTTCTGGAAGATGAGAAATTAGAGTCCGGAGTTGAAATTCGGGCCGAGGAGATTGAGAAGGCGATAGAGAAGCAGATCTCGGCTTCTCGTTTGGCCGAGAAATTGGCCAGGAAAAGATCGGAGCGCTTCACTTATCTCGTCGCCGCCGTGATGTCCAGCTTGGGGATTACGTCCATGGCGGTTCTCGCCGTTTATTACAGATTTGCTTGGCAAATGGAG ggAGGGGAAGTTCCATATACTGAGATGTTCGGGACATTTGCTCTCTCCGTCGGAGCCGCG GTGGGAATGGAATTCTGGGCCAGATGGGCTCACAGAGCGCTATGGCACGCTTCGTTGTGGCACATGCACGAG TCTCACCACAAACCAAGAGAAGGACCGTTCGAGCTCAACGATGTTTTCGCCATAACTAACGCTGTCCCTGCCATCGCTCTCCTCTCCTACGGTTTCTTCCACAAAGGTCTCGTTCCTGGCCTCTGCTTCGGAGCT GAATTGGAAGAAGTTGGAGGGCTAAACGACTTGGAGGTCGAAGTCAACAGAAGAATCAAGAGTAAGGGACGATAA
- the LOC116020896 gene encoding snRNA-activating protein complex subunit, whose translation MGTASLDFDVGGDDPNVSIPRGGPIYVPDMVSALTRIPDFESSVFRELQNLKEELCCESLEMYDDEISVEELKIIKEEDLVNRAFEEAFMGDELRIDSSYPILDNSVSNAAASERSERELCSSTPHDSSTGVCNRACHNKKSKKNHFSKRKQNPVEESYIAKVEQLARIKHKQEEDKAAARLHSFNGSCGTMNSAPKSSEKSERITSLKSISSSRKVCQVKSSSSRAHVPIQFPEVVLCVEVYRSRKPLMKSQEFLVLGQQSLTEVRDQIYCIMDEIMRKADKDDPSGYFLIEDLFCNDLRDPHATDYSKPILDWLENSTEAVEKWECINSGELLQKQKAVLGNKSGLRLPRFRAVEMKNMRFCDLRFRVGAGYLYCHQGDCKHLIVIRDMRLIHPEDVQNQSAYPLLTFQLRVRLQKCSVCKIYKAEKMTVDDKWAPKNPCYFCDLCYYMLHYVNGSLLYDDFSVYDYLQD comes from the exons ATGGGTACTGCATCTCTGGATTTCGATGTTGGGGGAGACGATCCCAATGTGTCAATTCCCCGTGGTGGCCCAATTTATGTTCCGGACATGGTTAGTGCGCTCACAAGGATTCCAGATTTTGAATCCTCTGTATTCCGTGAACTTCAG AATCTTAAGGAGGAATTATGTTGTGAGTCACTTGAAATGTATGATGATGAAATCTC GGTAGAAGAACTCAAAATTATAAAGGAGGAAGACCTGGTAAATAGGGCATTCGAAGAAGCATTCATG GGTGATGAGTTGAGAATAGACTCTTCATATCCTATACTAGATAACTCCGTGTCTAATGCTGCTGCTTCAGAAAGGTCTGAGAGAGAATTATGTTCTTCAACTCCCCATGACTCCTCAACTGGGGTTTGTAATAGAGCCTGCCATAATAAGAAGTCAAAGAAAAACCATTTCAGTAAGAGGAAACAAAATCCTGTTGAA GAAAGCTATATTGCTAAGGTGGAGCAACTTGCAAGAATTAAGCATAAACAAGAGGAAGATAAAGCAGCAGCGAGATTGCATTCATTCAA TGGTAGTTGTGGGACTATGAACTCTGCACCAAAATCCTCTGAGAAAAGTGAGAGGATCACATCACTCAAGTCCATAAGTTCGTCCAGAAAG GTATGCCAAGTCAAGTCATCTAGTTCAAGAGCACACGTTCCTATTCAATTTCCAGAAGTTGTCCTCTGTGTAGAGGTTTATCGTAGCAGAAAGCCATTAATGAAG AGTCAAGAATTTTTGGTCCTAGGGCAGCAAAGTTTGACTGAAGTCAGAGACCAGATATATTGCATTATGGATGAAATTATGAGAAAGGCTGACAAGGATGATCCTTCTGGCTACTTTCTTATAGAG GATTTATTTTGCAATGATTTAAGGGATCCCCATGCTACTGATTACAGTAAACCAATACTTGATTGGCTTGAAAATTCTACCGAGGCAGTTGAAAAATGGGAATGTATCAATTCAGGTGAGCTGCTGCAGAAGCAGAAAGCAGTTTTAGGCAATAAATCAGGACTGCGATTGCCTCGCTTTAGAGCTGTTGAAATGAAAAATATGCGCTTTTGTGACTTGAGATTTCGAGTTGGTGCAGGATATCTTTATTGTCATCAG GGGGACTGCAAGCATCTAATTGTAATAAGAGATATGAGGTTGATCCATCCAGAGGATGTTCAGAACCAAAGTGCTTACCCATTACTTACATTTCAATTAAGAGTGCGGCTTCAAAAATGTTCTGTCTGCAAGATATACAAAGCCGAAAAGATGACAGTCGACGATAAATGGGCTCCTAAAAATCCTTGTTATTTCTGTGATCTTTGCTATTACATGCTCCATTATGTGAATGGATCTTTGCTTTATGATGATTTCTCTGTATATGATTATCTCCAAGATTAA
- the LOC116021238 gene encoding beta-carotene hydroxylase 2, chloroplastic-like isoform X2 — protein MAVGISIAATSRTVYNCQFSLVRPATHCASPPSLLFSPLSRRFRGLSSRRKPSLTVCFVLEDEKLESGVEIRAEEIEKAIEKQISASRLAEKLARKRSERFTYLVAAVMSSLGITSMAVLAVYYRFAWQMEGGEVPYTEMFGTFALSVGAAVGMEFWARWAHRALWHASLWHMHESHHKPREGPFELNDVFAITNAVPAIALLSYGFFHKGLVPGLCFGAGLGITVFGMAYMFVHDGLVHKRFPVGPIADVPYFRRVAAAHQELEEVGGLNDLEVEVNRRIKSKGR, from the exons ATGGCGGTCGGAATTTCCATTGCGGCCACCTCTCGAACCGTCTACAACTGCCAGTTCTCATTGGTCCGCCCCGCTACTCACTGCGCTTCCCCGCCGAGTTTACTGTTTAGTCCTTTAAGTCGGCGATTTCGCGGTCTGAGCTCTCGAAGAAAACCTAGCCTGACTGTCTGCTTCGTTCTGGAAGATGAGAAATTAGAGTCCGGAGTTGAAATTCGGGCCGAGGAGATTGAGAAGGCGATAGAGAAGCAGATCTCGGCTTCTCGTTTGGCCGAGAAATTGGCCAGGAAAAGATCGGAGCGCTTCACTTATCTCGTCGCCGCCGTGATGTCCAGCTTGGGGATTACGTCCATGGCGGTTCTCGCCGTTTATTACAGATTTGCTTGGCAAATGGAG ggAGGGGAAGTTCCATATACTGAGATGTTCGGGACATTTGCTCTCTCCGTCGGAGCCGCG GTGGGAATGGAATTCTGGGCCAGATGGGCTCACAGAGCGCTATGGCACGCTTCGTTGTGGCACATGCACGAG TCTCACCACAAACCAAGAGAAGGACCGTTCGAGCTCAACGATGTTTTCGCCATAACTAACGCTGTCCCTGCCATCGCTCTCCTCTCCTACGGTTTCTTCCACAAAGGTCTCGTTCCTGGCCTCTGCTTCGGAGCT GGGCTTGGAATCACAGTGTTCGGGATGGCCTACATGTTCGTCCACGATGGCCTCGTTCACAAGCGATTCCCCGTGGGGCCCATCGCCGACGTGCCTTATTTTAGGAGAGTGGCTGCGGCACACCAG GAATTGGAAGAAGTTGGAGGGCTAAACGACTTGGAGGTCGAAGTCAACAGAAGAATCAAGAGTAAGGGACGATAA